In the genome of Mesorhizobium sp. 113-3-3, the window AGCCATCTCAACGACGACGAGGCGTTCACCCGCCATCTCGCGCGTGCTCGCCGTGTCGAATGGGTCGTTTATTAGAAGCCACCGTTCGGCGGCCCTGACCAGGTGCTCGCCTATCTTGGCCGTTACACCCATCGTGTTGCCATCGTCCAGCCGTATCGTCGAGGTCGATGACGGCCATGTTGCCTTCCGATGGAAGGATTACCGTGGCAATGGTCGCGACCGCGAGAAGATCATGCGCCTTGACCCGCGCGAGTTCATCCGGCGTTTTCTGCTTCACACGCTTCCCGCTGACCTGCCACTGAATTTTCATCCGGCTGCAGTTAGAGCCTCGGCGGGTTTTACGCCGTATGGCGCGGGTTGAGCAACGGGTGATCGGCGGAGCTGGTCGGGGTTGCGCAGCCGATCGTCCGTTGCGGTGAGATTGGCGGCATAGGCCGCAGGCGTGATGTATCCGAGCGCCGAATGTGGGCGCGATCGGTTGTAGTCGTCTGCCCATTCGGCGATGGTTGTTCGGGCATGGTCGAGGCCGAAGAACAGGGTTTCGTTCAGCAACTCGTCCCGCATCCGCCCGTTGAAGCTTTCGCAGAAGCCGTTCTGCATCGGCTTGCCCGGCGCGATGAAGTGCCATTCCACCTGATGATCCTTCGACCAGGCGAGGATCGCGTTCGAGGTGAACTCGGTGCCGTGGTCAGAGACGATCATGCCCGGCTTGCCGCGCCGGGCGATCAGTTCCGTCAGTTCACGCGCCACCCGGCGGCCGGAGATCGAGGTGTCCGGGATCGCCGCCAGGCATTCGCGCGTCACGTCGTCGACGATGTTGAGCACGCGGAAGCGCCGGCCGCAGGCGAACTGGTCATGGACAAAATCCAGCGACCAGCGCGCGTTCGGCTTCGCCTGGACCAGGATCGGTGCCCGCGTCCCTACCGCTCGGCGCCTGGAGCGTCGCTTGCGCACGGCCAGTCCTTCTTCGCGGTATAGCCGGTAGATGCGGTTGATACCCGATGCCTCGCCTTCGCGCCTGAGCAGAATGAACAGCCGCCGATAGCCGAAGCGCCGGCGCTCGTTGGCCAGGTCGCGTAGCCGGCCGCGCAGTGCCGCCTCAGGTGGGCGACAAGAACGATACCGGATCATCTTGCGATCGGCGCCCACAAAGGAACAGGCCCGCCGCTCCGACAGGGCCATCGTGGCCTGCAGATGCGCGACGGCTTCGCGCTTGGCGGCGGGCCCTACCATTTTTTTGAAAGAAGCTCGCGCAGCGCCGACGCTTCCAGCATCTGGTCGGCGAGCAGCTTCTTCAGCTTCGCGTTCTCGTCTTCCAGGGCCTTCAGCCGTTTGGCATCGCAGACGTCCATCCCGCCATACTTCGCCTTCCAGTTATACAGCGTCGCCTCGGAGATCCCATGCTTGCGCGCCAGGTCGCCCGCCTTTGCCCCCGCTTCGTGCTCACGCAGAACCGCGATGATCTGCTCTTCCGTAAACCGCTTTCTCTTCATCAGTCCGTCCGTCCTTCAATCGAGGCCGGACTCTAATCTCAGATGGAGGAAATTACCCGTGGCAGGTCACCGCCGGCTTCCACCGCATGCGTCACTTCGGCTTTCTCGCCAATAGCCAGCGACGGGATCGTATCGGTCTCTGTAGGCAGCTCCTCGACCAGCCATCGGCAGCCGCAGGCCTTCGCCGCCCCGGCCATCATCTTTCTGGTGCGATACATCATGAACTCCGACAATCCGCACCCCCGATATGCTCGCAAAACCAAGCGCCCCGCCGGCGCGCGACACCGCTTGGCCCTGGCCACACCGAAAGACCTACAGTGTGCATTGAGAGCGCAAAAATCGCCGCCGATCGTCCGGCAAGCTGCTCGCGAAGGTCGCCAGATCAAGCCAAAATTCGGTAATGCGACCGCACCCGGCGAATTCGCTATCGTCGTCAAACGGCGTGCTCTACTATCTCCATAACGGCGCCAAACAACCCGCGCCTTACTTCAATCCGGCTTATGTGGGGTCGCCGCGAATGCGTGGACCGTCAGAGGCGACCTCACATAACCCTCCAGATTCCGACGATTTACCGGACAGCATTCCGATCAAAGCCGGATGCGATTCCTTCTGCCACGCTGACACCGAGGTGGCCGACAATGACGGACGCGCTCCCCCTCTAGACCCGCGTTCGCTTCTTTTTGTGTCCCTTTAGAAACTCCTATTCGTGCCGCCAGCGTGCCGACCAGACGTTCCAAGGCGATCATGGCGCAGAATTTGCATTCAAAGCTATGTATAACAGGAGAATGCCTACAAGATGCAGGCTCGCAAAACACAGCTCGACGATTTCGATCTAAAAATCCTGCAGTTGGTGCAGTTCGACAACCTCATGCAGCAGCGCGAAACTGCCGACCGTGTGGGCCTCCCGGCAGCGGCGGTAGCTCGACGTCTTAAATGGCTTCGTTCTGCAGGAACAATCAGAAAGGACATCTCCATCTTAAACGAGAGAGCGGTTGGGCGTCCACTGACGGTCATCGTCGAGGTGACGGCTGAAAACCAAAAAATGGATCTGCTCGACGAGATGAAAATACGGTTCCTGAACTGCCCCCAGGTGCAGCAATGCTACTGCGTTACTGGCGAAGCTGACTTCATTCTCATCATAAATATTAGCGAAATGGGCGAGTATACGTCTCTTACGCGCCATTTATTTCTCAAAGAAGGAAACGTCAAGAGCTTCCGAACTTGCATCACGATGGAAAAAGTCAAGGCCGCTGGCCCAGTCCTGCTCTAGCAATCACTATTCGGCGCCTCGACTTCAGGTTCGCCGCTCCGTGCTTACGCTACTGAGTCAGATGGAGAGTGTGAACAGGTAATGTATGAACGATTTGACCGCTGCGATGATCAGGCAATCGCCGGCAAAGGAAGCCATTGATGGTCGCAGATTCAGGCGACATTTATCTCACGTTCAAGTACATTTTGCAATCCAAAGTTTTTGTCGTAGTAAGTGGCGCCGGTGTCAAAAAACCCGGACGCTAAATAAAAATGTCTAGCCGTTACGTTATCTTCTTCAACGGCAAGCATGAGGCGCCTGACAAATGGGCGGTTTGTTGAAATCCATTGAGAGACAAGTCCAGTCGCCGCTCTTCCATATCCGTTACCTTGGTATCCTCGGCCAACGCGAAAGCTGTGCAAGGTAATCACGCCTGGCGGGGCCCATTCCGGCAAGGCCGCTTTTTCACGCAGGACGAAGAAGCCAACGATCTGATGGCGGACTACGATTGAAAATGGGTGCTCCAGGTCGGGGCGCCCGTTACCTTGAAGCTCAGAGAACACCAAATCCAACGGGTCGACAAACTGTTCTTGCTCGGGCTCAAGCTTTAAGTGCGCGACGCGGACTCGATCAAAATGAGATAACGTTTTCAGGGTCGCATGCATGGGAGATATCCCTATCGGGCAGTCGCAGTCTCTGATGAAGCAAAATGAATAATCTGCCTACCACCCGAATGTCGGCGAGAATATCCGTCCGGTTCCAAAGGATGCGCGCAAAAATCGTGCCAACTAAGCAGAAATAATCTCGAATGATATTTAAGGACATTAAGAGCATGAGAGTGAAGCTGAGTACGAACATCGTGTCGCGGACGCGACAAACGCGATACCAGGTGTCGTAGCTCCGCGTCCCGAAAAACGGCGGACGCCGTCTTCGCAAAGTATCTAGCGCAGCCACAGGACGATTGCCGCGAGTGTGACGACAGCGCGGGCATGGCAGCGATCGCATCCTTGGCGCCGATGGCTTGGCGTAGATGGTCGGACAGTCCTTCAATCAAGGCGGCGGCTTGTGGCAAACGGGAGCGACCGTGAGCACTCTCTCCAGAGGAGGATCAACCCCTCCCTTCCCAAGGCTTTGCAACCTTGATCCATGGCCGGTGTTCGCTTCGCCGTCAAATACTCGAGGGAGCAGCCCAGGTGCGGGAAAGCGGCCAGCGGCGGCCCACTTTCGAGGTCTCGTGGTCGTAGGCCGGGTTAAGGTTCGGAATGTTCACGCGCGGCATGATCGTCCGTTGACTATCTTTCTATGAACTTCAGTCCACGTCTGCCACCATGCTGATTGTGATTATTGCCACCTGTCGCCATCGTGGACCTCCGGCGTCTCGGACGCGCAACGAGGAGTCTCGCGGTTTCGGCCTGCCAAACTTGACGACCAATAGATGAAGGAACTCTCGACCGGTTCCCTTCAAACTCCTGTAAGGAATTCGACAAAAAAGCGACACTGCCTGGCCGAATTCATTCCTAACCGCTTGAAATTTAAGCCCTGACTGCGTCTGGCATGCCTTTTGCTGCGCGTCGCGTGACGTTCACTGAAACAGAGTTTTTTCATGCGCACACAGAATCCCAAATAATGCCGATTTATATGATAATTTTATAAAAAGATAACAAGCACATCTCGCCCCTCAAGAATGGAGAAAGACCCATGACCCGCACCATTGCAACAGTAACTTGCCTTCTTACCGCTTCGGCCTCGGTGTTCGCAACAGAAGCAAGAGACTCTAACGATGTTCCTTCAAAGCGCACGCTAGATGATAGCAGTGACTCGGCTTGAGAAGGCTGCATGATCCTGCCCGGTAGAACTCCACTTCATATTCAGCTCGCCGATATCATTCGGTCTCAGATCGAGAGCGGCGTCTTCAATGCTGGCGATCAGCTCCCCACCGAGATGGAG includes:
- a CDS encoding GNAT family N-acetyltransferase, with product MHATLKTLSHFDRVRVAHLKLEPEQEQFVDPLDLVFSELQGNGRPDLEHPFSIVVRHQIVGFFVLREKAALPEWAPPGVITLHSFRVGRGYQGNGYGRAATGLVSQWISTNRPFVRRLMLAVEEDNVTARHFYLASGFFDTGATYYDKNFGLQNVLEREINVA
- a CDS encoding IS3 family transposase (programmed frameshift), translated to MKRKRFTEEQIIAVLREHEAGAKAGDLARKHGISEATLYNWKAKYGGMDVCDAKRLKALEDENAKLKKLLADQMLEASALRELLFKKMVGPAAKREAVAHLQATMALSERRACSFVGADRKMIRYRSCRPPEAALRGRLRDLANERRRFGYRRLFILLRREGEASGINRIYRLYREEGLAVRKRRSRRRAVGTRAPILVQAKPNARWSLDFVHDQFACGRRFRVLNIVDDVTRECLAAIPDTSISGRRVARELTELIARRGKPGMIVSDHGTEFTSNAILAWSKDHQVEWHFIAPGKPMQNGFCESFNGRMRDELLNETLFFGLDHARTTIAEWADDYNRSRPHSALGYITPAAYAANLTATDDRLRNPDQLRRSPVAQPAPYGVKPAEALTAAG
- a CDS encoding Lrp/AsnC family transcriptional regulator, encoding MQARKTQLDDFDLKILQLVQFDNLMQQRETADRVGLPAAAVARRLKWLRSAGTIRKDISILNERAVGRPLTVIVEVTAENQKMDLLDEMKIRFLNCPQVQQCYCVTGEADFILIINISEMGEYTSLTRHLFLKEGNVKSFRTCITMEKVKAAGPVLL